One segment of Aquimarina sp. BL5 DNA contains the following:
- a CDS encoding alpha/beta fold hydrolase: MTLAYKGIEINYNTYGKGTPLVFLHGFLENSTMWNDIIPHFSETHNCITIDLLGHGKTNCLGYIHRMEDMAEAIRAVLYSIKIDNPIFISHSMGGYVSLAYIDLFPKLVSGLVLLNSTSFPDNEERKVNRSRAIDIVKKNPKAYTSMAIANLFAEENRDKYINQIELIKNEASKTPLQGIISALEGMKIRKDHTTTLLKFKKPKIIFAGQKDPVLSYQQNTEESKQCKTDLVSLNGGHMSYIENRNELLKNLHQFLQYF, from the coding sequence ATGACATTAGCATATAAAGGGATTGAAATTAATTATAACACTTACGGAAAAGGTACTCCTCTGGTTTTTTTACACGGTTTTTTAGAAAACTCTACGATGTGGAATGATATCATCCCTCATTTTTCTGAAACTCATAACTGTATAACAATAGACCTTTTAGGCCACGGAAAAACGAATTGTCTGGGTTACATTCATAGAATGGAAGATATGGCAGAAGCGATTAGAGCCGTTTTGTACAGTATCAAAATTGATAATCCTATATTCATTAGTCATTCTATGGGCGGGTATGTTTCATTAGCCTATATAGATCTATTTCCCAAACTAGTTTCGGGACTTGTATTGCTTAACTCTACTTCTTTTCCTGATAACGAAGAAAGAAAGGTAAATAGAAGCAGAGCAATTGATATTGTGAAGAAAAACCCCAAAGCGTATACAAGTATGGCGATTGCCAATCTTTTTGCTGAGGAAAACCGTGATAAATACATAAATCAGATTGAACTCATAAAAAATGAAGCTTCAAAAACACCTTTACAAGGAATCATTTCTGCCTTAGAAGGCATGAAGATCAGAAAAGATCATACAACAACCTTATTAAAATTTAAAAAACCTAAAATAATTTTTGCAGGACAAAAAGACCCTGTATTATCATACCAACAAAATACCGAAGAATCAAAACAATGTAAAACCGATTTAGTTTCACTTAATGGCGGTCACATGTCCTATATCGAAAATCGAAATGAGCTTTTAAAAAACCTGCATCAATTCCTTCAATACTTCTGA